Sequence from the Streptomyces mobaraensis NBRC 13819 = DSM 40847 genome:
GAAGCTGATGGTAGGCCGTCAACATGGGTACTACGGACGCGAGCTCCCGGTCCAAGTTCCCCTGGGCCTGAGATTCGGCGTAGCAGAGGACGGACCGGTCTGGCAAGGTCAAGAGATTGACGGGCAGGTCAAACGTTCGACGCTCACCTATGTCGTACGGCGCCACCTGTAGCAGGGTGTTCGGCAACTGGGCGAACTCGATCAGGCGCGCCAACTGGGCGTTCATGACGGCTGTCCCGCCGACAGTGCGACGAATGCAGCTCTCGTCCATGGTCACGAACATCATGGGCGGGTGAGTTCTCACCAGGTCCGCCTGTCGCTTCGCGAGGAAAGCAACGCGTTGATCGGCCTGTTCGGGCGTGATGGCGCCCCGCCGTACGGCACTGTCGGCCAACACTCTCGCGTACTCCGGGGTCTGCAACAAGCCGGGGATGATCCCGATCTCGTACAGCCGGATCTCCACGGCGCGGCTCTCGTACTTCACGTACTCCGGGAACCCCTCCAGCATCGCGCCGTGCTTGATCTCGCGATACTCCCGCTCGAACGCGTCCGCCGCGCCGCCGGTTCCGAAGGCCTGGTCGACGCTGCGCGAGAACCGGAGAGTCGGAGGCTTCCGACCAGTTTCGATCGCTGAAATATGCACGCTGGAATATCCCGTGCGGGCGGCCAGATCCTCCTGCCTCCAGCCGCGCGACTCCCGCAAGCTGCGCAGGCGCGCCCCGAAGGCGGCTTGGGGGGACGCGTCGGGGTTCAACTCCCGTCGGTTCAAGAAGCCTTCACCAATCTTCCGTTCGCCGCTTACAGGTTGAAGGCTACCCAGACGCGGGGCCACCCTGAACCTCCCCGGTAGCGAAAGGGCTACGGAGAGGAGTGATCGCCTGTGTCCGACGGACGGAAGGCGCACCAGTCGTATCGCATGGGTGCCCAGGTGCGGGACCCCGGCGGGCGGCGGGCGGGTGAGGCTGCGGATCGCGAGGAGCCGTTCATGCAACTACGCCTGTTCGAGGGGTGTTTG
This genomic interval carries:
- a CDS encoding helix-turn-helix domain-containing protein, with product MNRRELNPDASPQAAFGARLRSLRESRGWRQEDLAARTGYSSVHISAIETGRKPPTLRFSRSVDQAFGTGGAADAFEREYREIKHGAMLEGFPEYVKYESRAVEIRLYEIGIIPGLLQTPEYARVLADSAVRRGAITPEQADQRVAFLAKRQADLVRTHPPMMFVTMDESCIRRTVGGTAVMNAQLARLIEFAQLPNTLLQVAPYDIGERRTFDLPVNLLTLPDRSVLCYAESQAQGNLDRELASVVPMLTAYHQLQAESLSQAASVAMIEQVRKGAL